From a region of the Babylonia areolata isolate BAREFJ2019XMU chromosome 21, ASM4173473v1, whole genome shotgun sequence genome:
- the LOC143295995 gene encoding signal recognition particle 14 kDa protein-like, which yields MLLESEVFLLELTKLFQKAKSSGSVTLTMKRFDGHNKPRPRNGALPEPNEYKCLIRATLGNRKLSTVINHKDVTKFQMAYGNLLKANIDGLKKKDKKSARGKNKSKSTQ from the exons ATGTTGCTCGAAAGCGAAGTC TTTCTTCTGGAGCTGACAAAGCTGTTCCAGAAGGCCAAGTCTTCTGGCTCTGTGACGCTTACAATGAAAAGAT ttgATGGTCACAACAAACCAAGACCACGCAATGGAGCTCTTCCAGAACCAAATGAGTACAAGTGTCTGATTCGTGCCACATTAGGAAACCGCAAACTCTCCACTGTG ATCAATCACAAAGATGTTACAAAGTTCCAGATG GCATACGGGAATTTGTTGAAGGCCAACATTGATGGcttgaagaagaaggacaagaagtcAGCCCGGGGCAAGAACAAGTCCAAATCCACACAGTAG
- the LOC143295837 gene encoding SUMO-activating enzyme subunit 1-like — protein sequence MTAGTKEENITEDEAALYDRQIRLWGLDAQKRLRAASVLLIGLRGLGAEVAKNIVLAGIKSLTLLDPTVADEEDAAAQFLIPRSEIGKNRAEASLERTQALNPMVTVTADTSSIEDKDDDFVKSFDVVCATGCGTTTLTRLDRLCREGDVKFYAGDVFGFFGFMFADLGTHEFAKEVKKPKAAQKPVGDEGEGEPSAKKAKVEEEPETYTVKQTMTFPTLEGALGVKFDTSTPEGKKKLRQTPNTFFITKVMLEFVEQQKRSPLTSCLESDSKQLSTLRDKTLESFDIAENKLPQDFTQYCFGQLSPVCAVVGGIIGQEIIKAVSQKDAPHNNFFFYNGTDDGGFVITLGS from the exons ATGACAGCCGGCACGAAAGAGGAAAACATAACCGAAGACGAAGCTGCTCTGTATGACAGACAAATTCGTTTATGGGGTCTGGATGCTCAAAAACG GCTCCGTGCAGCCAGTGTGCTGCTAATAGGGCTTCGTGGTCTGGGAGCTGAGGTGGCCAAGAACATTGTCCTGGCAGGGATCAAATCTCTGACTTTGCTGGACCCCACAGTt GCAGATGAGGAAGATGCTGCTGCACAGTTCCTCATCCCACGGTCAGAAATTGGGAAAAAC AGAGCGGAGGCCTCACTGGAGCGCACGCAGGCCCTCAACCCCATGGTGACGGTGACGGCTGACACGTCCAGCATCGAGGACAAGGACGACGACTTTGTCAAGTCGTTTGACGTGGTGTGTGCCACAGGGTGTGGGACCACCACTCTGACACGCCTCGACCGTCTGTGTCGGGAAGGCGACGTCAAGTTCTATGCTGGTGACGTCTTCGGCTTCTTTGGCTTCATGTTTGCCGATCTGGGCACGCATGAGTTTGCAAA GGAGGTGAAGAAGCCCAAGGCAGCCCAGAAGccagtgggggatgagggggagggggaaccgTCCGCCAAGAAGGCCAAGGTGGAGGAGGAACCGGAAACCTACACTGTCAAACAG ACAATGACATTCCCGACTCTGGAAGGGGCCTTGGGTGTGAAGTTTGACACCAGCACTCCAGAGGGCAAGAAGAAACTGAGGCAGACTCCCAACACCTTCTTCATCACCAAGG TGATGCTGGAGTTTGTAGAGCAGCAGAAGAGAAGTCCCCTCACCTCCTGCCTGGAGAGCGACTCCAAGCAGCTGTCCACTCTCCGGGACAAGACGCTGGAGAGCTTCGACATCGCGGAGAACAAACTTCCCCAGGACTTCACACA GTACTGCTTTGGACAGTTgagtcctgtgtgtgctgtggtcGGAGGTATCATTGGTCAGGAAATCATCAAG GCTGTGTCGCAGAAGGACGCCCCTCACAACAACTTTTTCTTCTACAACGGAACAGACGATGGGGGATTCGTCATCACCCTTGGCAGCTAG